In a single window of the Delftia tsuruhatensis genome:
- a CDS encoding TetR/AcrR family transcriptional regulator: MATLSDNAPPSLARSATRKPTAARLRKELNILQTAELHFAQYGFEGASLELIAHDAGLSRHNLLYYFASKEELYLRVLGDVLTQWLAGMSDLLRGDDPAEALRIYIRAKLQSSRERPHGSRVFTREVMAGAPRFGQAISSQVGPALAADVQAFERWVAQGKIARVDFTHLMFILWSVTQAYADQQAQFALLLGQPALTADDYDTAAELIYRLVIRGLQPDTKPLAQ; this comes from the coding sequence ATGGCAACCCTTTCTGACAACGCGCCCCCTTCCTTGGCGCGATCGGCCACGCGCAAACCCACGGCCGCACGGCTGCGCAAGGAACTGAACATCCTGCAGACGGCCGAGCTGCACTTTGCGCAATACGGCTTCGAAGGCGCATCGCTGGAGCTGATCGCGCACGACGCCGGCCTGAGCCGCCACAACCTGCTGTACTACTTCGCCAGCAAGGAGGAGCTGTACCTGCGCGTGCTGGGCGATGTGCTGACCCAGTGGCTGGCCGGCATGTCCGATCTGCTGCGCGGCGACGACCCCGCCGAGGCCTTGCGCATCTACATCCGCGCCAAGCTGCAGTCCTCGCGCGAACGGCCGCATGGCTCCCGGGTTTTCACGCGCGAGGTGATGGCCGGCGCGCCCCGCTTCGGCCAGGCCATATCCAGTCAGGTGGGCCCTGCATTGGCCGCCGACGTCCAGGCCTTCGAGCGTTGGGTGGCACAGGGCAAGATCGCCCGCGTGGATTTCACCCACCTGATGTTCATTCTCTGGTCAGTGACCCAGGCCTATGCCGATCAGCAAGCCCAGTTCGCGCTGCTGCTGGGCCAGCCCGCACTGACCGCCGACGACTACGACACGGCAGCGGAACTGATCTACCGCCTGGTAATCCGTGGCCTGCAGCCGGATACCAAGCCTCTCGCACAATGA